A region from the Brachyspira hampsonii genome encodes:
- the polA gene encoding DNA polymerase I yields MKKTFLIIDAFGILYRYHFIFLKRPLLNSKGQNVSSINGFMRTYFSLINTYPAEYVAIALDSSRKTFRNEIYKEYKENRESMPDDLRSQIPILYNLIDALGISRIVLDNYEADDIVGTIAEKNKKENIKTIIYSPDKDILQLVCDDVRVVASNKDNELMEYDAQAVKEKRGVYPNQIIDLLSLMGDASDNIPGVKGVGEKTALKLLEEYKSLDGIYENIDSIKGKVQEKLIESKDMAYMSYKLATIERDIKDFNLDYNEIASSKINIDEVNKILDELELKQIRDKINSYIYGSSSAKKEEKVKISDEKINNNDNQNKESPILSAKDNKASYYLIENETELQNLLNDINSKKLVCIDFETTGLDVFKDAIIGISFAMKSNEAFYLDLSGRTKIDKEKCMNLVFDTLAKEDIKVIGHNLKYEYKMMRAIGKSIGNMYFDTMVAAYLINPTRGRYNMDDLAIGYLSYNTIKYSDLTDNAKKTLLDVPLKDVVEYACEDADVTFRFYECFAPLLKTHNLEELFFNIEMPLVSVLADMEFDGVYISSERMKALSDEYSSLLEKTKKKIYEEAGEEFNLQSPKQLEYILFDKIGIPPTKKTKTGFSTDEEVLTELSQKYKIAEYMLTYRKYAKLKNTYLDVFPTLINEKTGRIHASFNQTVTATGRLSSSEPNLQNIPVRGEEGREIRNTFIPEKGNLLIAADYSQIELRLLAHFSKDPALVEAFKNNDDIHRKTAMKIYSVSKDHVTASMRNIAKIINFSIIYGKTAFGLSKELGIKRKEAEDFIKGYFSTYSRVKPFCEEVVEEVRNKGYVRTMCGRIRDLSKTINSSNAMARNEAERMALNTLIQGSAADMIKVAMVAIHKEFKNHLKTAKIVMQVHDELVVEVSEKEADKAMTIMKEIMEHSVKTNVPITVDIHKGMSWGEVH; encoded by the coding sequence ATGAAAAAGACATTTCTTATTATTGACGCTTTTGGTATACTTTACAGATACCATTTTATTTTTTTGAAAAGACCTCTTTTAAACTCTAAGGGGCAGAATGTTTCATCTATTAATGGTTTTATGAGAACTTATTTCTCGCTTATTAATACATATCCGGCAGAATATGTTGCTATAGCTTTGGATAGTTCGAGAAAAACTTTCAGAAATGAAATATATAAAGAGTATAAAGAGAATAGAGAGAGCATGCCTGATGATTTAAGGAGTCAGATACCTATACTTTATAATCTTATAGATGCTTTAGGTATATCAAGGATAGTTCTTGACAATTATGAGGCCGATGATATAGTAGGCACTATTGCTGAAAAAAACAAAAAAGAGAATATAAAGACTATTATTTATTCTCCTGATAAGGATATACTTCAGCTTGTTTGCGATGATGTAAGAGTTGTTGCAAGCAATAAAGATAATGAACTTATGGAGTATGATGCTCAGGCAGTTAAAGAAAAAAGGGGAGTTTATCCTAATCAAATAATAGATTTGCTTTCTCTTATGGGAGATGCTTCTGATAATATACCGGGAGTTAAAGGAGTAGGGGAGAAAACTGCTTTAAAACTTCTCGAAGAATATAAAAGTTTAGATGGAATATATGAAAATATTGATTCCATTAAAGGAAAAGTTCAGGAAAAATTAATTGAATCAAAAGATATGGCATATATGAGCTATAAACTTGCTACTATTGAAAGAGATATTAAAGATTTTAATTTAGATTATAATGAGATAGCAAGCAGTAAAATAAATATTGATGAAGTTAATAAAATATTAGATGAATTAGAATTAAAGCAAATAAGAGATAAAATCAATTCATATATATATGGTTCTTCTTCCGCTAAAAAAGAAGAAAAAGTAAAAATTTCTGATGAAAAAATAAATAATAATGATAATCAAAATAAAGAAAGTCCTATACTTAGTGCTAAAGATAATAAAGCAAGTTATTATTTAATAGAAAATGAAACCGAACTTCAAAATCTTTTAAATGATATTAACAGTAAAAAGCTTGTATGTATAGACTTTGAAACTACAGGGCTTGATGTATTTAAAGACGCTATTATAGGAATTTCTTTTGCTATGAAATCTAATGAAGCATTTTATTTAGATTTAAGCGGCAGAACGAAAATAGATAAAGAAAAATGTATGAATCTTGTATTTGATACTTTAGCAAAAGAAGATATAAAGGTTATAGGGCATAATCTTAAATATGAGTACAAGATGATGAGGGCTATAGGCAAAAGTATAGGCAATATGTACTTTGATACTATGGTGGCGGCATATTTGATTAATCCTACAAGAGGAAGATATAATATGGACGATTTAGCTATTGGCTATCTTTCATACAATACTATCAAATACAGCGATTTAACTGATAATGCTAAAAAGACATTATTAGATGTACCTTTAAAAGATGTTGTTGAATATGCTTGTGAAGATGCTGATGTAACATTTAGATTTTATGAATGTTTTGCTCCGCTTTTAAAAACTCATAATCTTGAGGAATTATTTTTTAATATAGAAATGCCTTTGGTTAGCGTACTTGCCGATATGGAATTTGACGGAGTATATATAAGCAGCGAAAGAATGAAAGCTTTATCTGATGAGTATTCTTCACTATTAGAAAAGACTAAAAAGAAAATATACGAAGAGGCTGGTGAAGAGTTTAATTTGCAGTCTCCTAAACAGCTTGAGTATATATTATTCGATAAAATAGGAATACCTCCTACCAAAAAAACAAAAACAGGATTTTCTACCGATGAGGAAGTATTAACAGAGCTTTCTCAAAAGTATAAGATAGCTGAATATATGCTTACATACAGAAAATATGCAAAATTAAAAAATACTTATCTTGATGTATTTCCTACTTTAATAAATGAAAAAACAGGAAGAATACATGCTTCATTCAATCAAACTGTAACAGCAACAGGAAGATTATCATCATCAGAACCTAATTTGCAGAATATTCCTGTTAGAGGAGAAGAAGGCAGAGAGATAAGAAATACATTTATACCGGAAAAAGGTAATTTACTTATAGCAGCAGACTATTCGCAAATAGAATTAAGATTATTAGCACATTTCAGTAAGGACCCGGCATTAGTAGAGGCATTCAAAAATAATGATGATATTCACAGAAAAACAGCAATGAAAATATATTCTGTAAGTAAAGATCATGTAACTGCCTCAATGAGAAATATTGCTAAGATAATAAATTTCTCTATCATTTATGGTAAAACAGCATTCGGACTTTCAAAAGAGCTTGGAATAAAACGCAAAGAAGCTGAAGATTTTATAAAGGGATATTTTTCTACTTATTCAAGAGTGAAGCCTTTCTGCGAAGAAGTTGTTGAGGAAGTAAGAAATAAAGGCTATGTACGAACTATGTGCGGAAGAATTAGAGATTTATCAAAGACTATTAATTCTTCAAATGCTATGGCTAGAAATGAGGCTGAAAGAATGGCGTTAAATACTCTTATTCAAGGAAGTGCAGCTGATATGATAAAGGTTGCTATGGTTGCAATACATAAAGAGTTTAAAAATCATTTAAAAACTGCCAAAATAGTTATGCAAGTTCATGACGAATTAGTAGTAGAAGTTTCTGAAAAAGAGGCAGACAAGGCTATGACTATAATGAAAGAAATAATGGAGCATTCTGTAAAAACTAATGTTCCTATAACCGTTGATATACATAAAGGTATGAGCTGGGGAGAGGTTCATTAA
- a CDS encoding DUF2752 domain-containing protein, with amino-acid sequence MIKILKLILISFIAFFINSDSNKYSDIYSISIDELCMIRNVTGFPCPGCGMTRAHIEMLKLDFKKAFYYHPLFIFPSIIFFAVIFRKRFKIANYIYHNNYIIISILLIFIIVYIVRFVLLFPNEEPFTYNYDSKFYKAFTIVKNILK; translated from the coding sequence ATGATAAAAATTTTAAAACTTATATTAATATCTTTTATAGCATTTTTTATAAATTCTGACAGTAATAAATATTCTGATATATATTCTATTTCTATAGATGAATTATGTATGATTAGAAATGTTACAGGGTTTCCATGTCCCGGATGCGGAATGACAAGAGCACATATAGAAATGTTGAAATTAGATTTTAAAAAGGCGTTTTATTATCATCCGCTGTTCATATTTCCAAGTATTATTTTCTTTGCAGTAATTTTTAGAAAAAGATTCAAAATTGCAAATTATATTTATCATAATAATTACATTATAATCTCTATATTATTAATTTTTATAATAGTCTATATTGTTAGATTTGTATTACTATTCCCAAATGAAGAGCCTTTTACATATAATTATGACAGTAAATTTTACAAAGCATTCACAATTGTAAAAAATATTCTTAAATAA
- a CDS encoding rod-binding protein, protein MNITDKYNLSMGSANLTKLENAKKQYGNTKFSIDDANTENVNEAVSKYNKDFEKKRLRQVSEDFEALMINQMLKEMRKTVNKSGLIDGGMAEQIFEDMLYDEYAKEFSKTKTFGLADIIYNQMEKYV, encoded by the coding sequence ATGAATATAACTGATAAATATAATTTAAGTATGGGCAGTGCCAATTTGACTAAATTAGAAAATGCTAAAAAACAATATGGAAATACTAAATTCTCTATAGATGATGCTAATACAGAAAATGTTAATGAGGCAGTATCTAAATATAATAAAGATTTTGAAAAAAAGCGTCTAAGACAAGTATCCGAAGACTTTGAAGCTTTGATGATTAATCAAATGCTTAAAGAGATGAGAAAAACTGTAAATAAAAGCGGTTTAATAGACGGAGGTATGGCAGAACAGATATTTGAGGATATGCTTTATGATGAGTATGCAAAAGAATTCTCAAAAACAAAAACTTTTGGTCTTGCTGATATCATATATAATCAAATGGAAAAATATGTATAA
- a CDS encoding AAA family ATPase has product MEDNNKIINIDIINNKFDDDELIGNVYASDITYIETPFIFNIIENYITPYKLKKYTVDNHLIDLSKKIIENRNKYITDNNYFLFEELNKTKKLSDSITKNINGFIEYDDVKNILIFLKNNNYIELSNTAVGIKSFAIIDLLLKSGVFNDKHILILDEPEVHLHPKWQIEYAKLMVKMAEELDIQILINSHSPYFIEAIQKYSEKSEKIADKTNFYLSEKQDDDYAVIKNINDDIESIYKTLADAYRKLDEDTLWNEAKK; this is encoded by the coding sequence TTGGAAGATAATAATAAAATTATAAACATAGATATTATAAATAACAAATTTGATGATGATGAATTAATAGGAAATGTATATGCATCTGACATAACATATATAGAAACTCCATTTATATTTAACATAATAGAAAATTACATTACACCTTATAAATTAAAAAAATATACGGTTGATAATCATTTAATAGATTTAAGTAAAAAAATAATTGAAAATAGAAATAAATATATTACAGATAATAATTATTTTCTTTTTGAAGAATTAAATAAAACAAAAAAATTATCAGATAGTATAACAAAAAATATCAATGGATTTATAGAATATGATGATGTAAAAAATATATTAATATTCCTAAAAAATAACAATTATATAGAACTTTCAAATACTGCTGTTGGTATAAAATCTTTTGCTATAATAGATTTGCTGCTTAAATCTGGAGTTTTTAATGATAAGCATATTTTAATACTAGATGAACCTGAAGTGCATTTGCACCCAAAATGGCAGATTGAATATGCTAAACTTATGGTTAAAATGGCTGAAGAATTGGATATACAAATTTTAATTAATTCTCATAGCCCATACTTTATAGAAGCTATACAAAAGTATTCTGAAAAGTCAGAGAAAATTGCTGATAAAACGAACTTTTATTTAAGTGAAAAACAAGATGATGATTATGCTGTAATAAAAAATATTAATGATGATATAGAAAGCATATACAAAACTTTAGCCGATGCTTACAGAAAATTAGATGAAGATACATTATGGAACGAAGCTAAAAAATGA
- a CDS encoding TonB-dependent receptor domain-containing protein, whose translation MPVFLLILLYMFLSFHIYAEDENTFDYKIIEEETNEIQASHKEKGFLLDRSINISKNQIKSSKAKNTAELIKEYCGIDIKNKTVYSQSTFILNGRVLNNEEKKVYLFLYNKDDIDSIYIDYYGSIGSIVYNILSKKYSKSEELLYVNLLKDVQMESDKTIKYVKTQTNESKSSGKMNLLEYNLKNQNNSSLKFNLDTSGEERGFSSRKSKTADFRSYINGDVDFKLNPVKQISLTGKYFVNMQTDIAMLNKGYTNNIKNQNIYQGGNIGISLKPHDIVTLEALYFISSKKDLLTNNNQYLTTQGSRTSIIFNIPIKDISSTIRIKGNYSYLVGKNLYNVSVNNNDLPGLPRHQFNTSLEYIYSQNSDFESSILFNVQYIGDQYNNTTKSEVDKSYTTFDIISSFVFKKYTSLKFGVKNVLDVKYETIKGYPISSREYFVNVTSKLR comes from the coding sequence ATGCCTGTATTTTTATTGATATTGCTATATATGTTTCTGTCTTTTCATATTTATGCAGAAGATGAAAATACATTTGATTATAAAATCATAGAAGAGGAAACAAATGAGATTCAAGCATCTCATAAAGAAAAAGGATTTCTTTTAGACAGATCAATCAATATAAGTAAAAATCAAATAAAATCTTCTAAAGCAAAAAATACAGCAGAATTAATAAAAGAATATTGCGGCATAGATATAAAAAATAAAACGGTATATTCGCAGTCTACATTTATATTGAATGGAAGAGTACTCAATAATGAAGAAAAAAAAGTATATTTATTTCTATATAATAAAGACGATATAGACTCAATTTATATAGATTATTACGGATCAATAGGAAGTATTGTATATAATATTTTAAGTAAGAAATATTCTAAATCTGAAGAGCTTTTGTATGTGAATTTATTAAAAGATGTTCAGATGGAATCAGATAAAACTATTAAATATGTAAAAACGCAGACTAATGAAAGTAAGTCTTCTGGAAAGATGAATTTACTTGAATATAATCTAAAGAATCAAAATAACAGTTCATTGAAATTCAATTTAGATACTTCAGGAGAGGAGAGAGGATTTAGCAGCAGGAAAAGTAAAACAGCTGATTTCAGATCATATATAAATGGAGATGTAGATTTTAAATTAAATCCGGTAAAACAAATAAGTTTAACAGGAAAGTATTTTGTTAATATGCAGACAGATATTGCAATGCTTAATAAAGGTTATACTAATAATATAAAAAATCAGAATATTTATCAGGGAGGAAATATAGGCATATCATTAAAGCCGCATGATATAGTTACTCTGGAGGCTTTGTATTTTATAAGTTCTAAAAAAGATTTACTTACAAATAATAATCAATATCTTACAACACAGGGGAGTAGAACTAGTATAATATTTAATATACCAATAAAGGATATTAGTTCAACTATAAGAATAAAGGGGAATTATTCATATTTGGTTGGTAAAAATTTATATAATGTAAGTGTAAATAATAATGATTTACCCGGACTTCCAAGACATCAATTCAATACTTCATTAGAATATATATATAGCCAAAATAGCGATTTTGAATCAAGCATACTTTTTAATGTACAATATATAGGAGATCAATATAATAATACAACAAAATCTGAAGTTGATAAATCATATACTACTTTTGATATTATAAGTTCCTTTGTATTTAAGAAATATACATCATTAAAGTTTGGAGTTAAAAATGTATTAGATGTTAAATATGAAACTATTAAAGGTTATCCTATATCAAGCAGAGAATACTTTGTAAATGTAACATCAAAATTAAGATAA